The following is a genomic window from uncultured Fusobacterium sp..
TTATATCAAAATAATTTTGTAAAAATTCAAGTATAGCAGAACTACATGGGGCACAACAAGAGTGTAGAAGTAGTTTAGGTTTTATTCCTGTTTTTTCTATCTCTTTTAATTGTTGTTCCATTAAAATTTCATAATTAATCTTCATAAATTTACCCTCCATATTGATTATATCATAATACACTAAAAATAATAATATTTTTTAATAATTACACTTATAATTTTATTATTTTTTAAATATTTAAAGGAATATAATGAATTATCTAGTAAAATATATTAAACAAAAAAACAAAGGGGGTATAAAGGTGAGTTTATTAAAAGAATTTAAAGCGTTTGCTGTTCGTGGAAATGTATTGGATATGGCTATTGGGGTAATTATAGGGGGAGCTTTTAGTAAAATTGTAAATAGCTTAGTTAAAGATGTAATTATGCCACTTTTGGGAACAATTACAGGAAAGATTAATATATCTGCTCTTGAAGTAAAAATCCCTGTAAGTAGTGCAACAGGAGAGCCAATATTAATTAAATATGGACTATTCTTACAAAATATCATTGATTTTTTAATAATAGTATTTTGTATATTTATATTTGTAAAACTTATAAATAATTTTAAAAAGAAAGAGGAGAAAGCTCCACCAAAACCTACTGCTCAAGAGGTTTTACTTACTGAAATTAGAGATCTATTAAAGAATAGATAAAAAAATAGAGCTAGAGAGATCAAAGTTGATTTTTCTAGCTCATTTTATATACAATTATTTTTTCCAAATATATCTTATAAATCTGTTATTATTAATTTCATACTCTTTTTTATCTATAAAATTATTTGGATTTAGATCTTTAAAATCTTCATCATATAAAATATCAGATTCTCTAATATTAGGGTTATCTTTTGGCAACTCACTGAAACCATTTACCCATAATATTCCTTCAATATTGAGAAAATTTATTAAATCTACATATAACTTTTGAGGTAATCTATAATGATTAATAATTATTGCATCATATTTTTTTGTTAATTTTATAATATCATCTTTCGAAATATCCATTAACTCTGTTTTAATTTTTAAATTTTCTCTATTTGCAAAATAATTCAATCTTTTTAGTGCTTCAAAGCTAAAATCAATAGCCTCTATTTCAAAACCTAACTTTGCAAGATAGATAGCATTTCTTCCATCTCCACTTGCAATATCTAATATAGTTTTTCTTCCTTGAAAAAATTGTATATCTTCTTCTAAAGTTTTTTCATGTTTCATTAGATTTAAACTTCTACTTTGAAATCTATTATTCCACCAATTAGCATTACCCATATAATTCATTAACGATAACCTCTTTGAAAATATTAATTTTATAATTTAATTAGTTTCATAATTTTTCTTCCATTTGTAATGGAAAACAACAAGCATAATAATTGCTTCTATTATCCATTGAAGTGCTGTAATTCTCCAAAAATAAGTTACAGGAGCTTTTTGAATATAGATAAAATAGTAAACTAAAGGCAAACGAATTACCCAGTTTGTAAATAACACTATTTTAAATGGTGTTTTACTATCTCCAGTCCCCTTTAAAGCTCCTCCTAAAACCATTGATATAGCTATAGGTATCTGTTCTATTGAGGCTATCATCAGACAAGCTGATCCTATTGTTATAACCTCTTTTTCACTATCTTTTATAAAAGCTGTAATTATTGGCTCTGGTGATACTAAAAAGATAATAGCAAAAATTCCCATTACAAAAGATGATAACAACATAGAATATGTTACATAAGATTTAGCCTTTTTATAATCTTTTTCTCCAATACTATAACCTACAAGAGAGGTACAAGCAATGGCAAATCCCCAACCTGGCATAAAAGAGATTGATTCTATATTGATAGTTATCTGATTTGCTGCAAAGGCAAGACTTCCCAATGTCATTATTAAAGTTACATTTATAAGTCTATTTATACTGAAAGCTCCCTCTTGTAAAGCTGAAGGAATAGATAACTTAATCAACTCTCTAAAATATTCTCTTTTAAATTCAGAGAATAAATTTACTTTAAATGGTATTTTTTTCAATTGTGTCATAGTAAATAAAAATCCTGCAAAGTTTCCAACTGCAGTGGCTATTGCACCTCCAGCAACTCCCATCTCTGGAGCACCAAATTTACCAAATATTAAAATATAGTCTAAGGAAACATTTACAACATTTACTATAAAAGCTGTATACAGTGGTGATTTTGTATTTTTACAACCTCTAAAAATTCCATTAAATACACTTGTTAAAACATTAAAAACAATAGCAATAGAACATATTCTCATATATTTTGTTGCTAAAGGAAGAACATACTCTGTTTCAGCTTTAGCTATTGTTAAAATTTCTTTAGGGAAGGTAAAAAATATTGTTCCTAAAAGAATAGCAATAATAACTCCAATTTTTAAAGCAATATCTGAAGTAATTCTAGCTTTTTCAAAATCTCTACTCCCTATTGATCTTGAAACTATTGAAGTAACAGAGATTGAAATTCCCATAGCAACTAGCATATTTGTAAAAGTATACATAATTTCAGAACTAAGTCCAACTGCTGAAACCCCTATCTGTCCAGTATGATTTCCTATCATAAGGGTATCTAACACCCAAATCATCATATATAAAACCATTTCTCCAACTGCAGGGAGAGCTAATTTTAAAATCTCTCTTATTATATTTAACATAGTGTCTCCTCAACCATAAACTTTCTACATCTATTATAAACTTCATCATTTACAATTGCCACTATTCTAACTCCTTCACCTTCATAATCTTCACTTTGGATAATTGCATTTCTATGAAGATAAGCTCCCATTGAAGTGTCTGTATATGGAATTAGATATGTACATTTTCTTGTTGTTTGTGGCAGTAATGAAACTGTCATATCTAAGAATTTACCAATATTATAGTTTTGTTTTGCACTTATCTCTATCATTTGATAATTACTAAATTTTTCTTTTACATTTGCAATCTGCTCAGGAGTAGCCATTTCACACTTATTAAGTGCTAAGAAAGTTGGCTTATCTAAAGCATTTAACTCACTTAAAACATTTTCTACTGCTTTAATTTGCTCTACAACAGTATCACTTGAAATATCTACTACATGAATTATTAGATCTGAAAAACTTACCTCTTCA
Proteins encoded in this region:
- the mscL gene encoding large-conductance mechanosensitive channel protein MscL codes for the protein MSLLKEFKAFAVRGNVLDMAIGVIIGGAFSKIVNSLVKDVIMPLLGTITGKINISALEVKIPVSSATGEPILIKYGLFLQNIIDFLIIVFCIFIFVKLINNFKKKEEKAPPKPTAQEVLLTEIRDLLKNR
- a CDS encoding MATE family efflux transporter, coding for MLNIIREILKLALPAVGEMVLYMMIWVLDTLMIGNHTGQIGVSAVGLSSEIMYTFTNMLVAMGISISVTSIVSRSIGSRDFEKARITSDIALKIGVIIAILLGTIFFTFPKEILTIAKAETEYVLPLATKYMRICSIAIVFNVLTSVFNGIFRGCKNTKSPLYTAFIVNVVNVSLDYILIFGKFGAPEMGVAGGAIATAVGNFAGFLFTMTQLKKIPFKVNLFSEFKREYFRELIKLSIPSALQEGAFSINRLINVTLIMTLGSLAFAANQITINIESISFMPGWGFAIACTSLVGYSIGEKDYKKAKSYVTYSMLLSSFVMGIFAIIFLVSPEPIITAFIKDSEKEVITIGSACLMIASIEQIPIAISMVLGGALKGTGDSKTPFKIVLFTNWVIRLPLVYYFIYIQKAPVTYFWRITALQWIIEAIIMLVVFHYKWKKNYETN
- a CDS encoding methyltransferase domain-containing protein; the protein is MNYMGNANWWNNRFQSRSLNLMKHEKTLEEDIQFFQGRKTILDIASGDGRNAIYLAKLGFEIEAIDFSFEALKRLNYFANRENLKIKTELMDISKDDIIKLTKKYDAIIINHYRLPQKLYVDLINFLNIEGILWVNGFSELPKDNPNIRESDILYDEDFKDLNPNNFIDKKEYEINNNRFIRYIWKK